A region from the Desulfoglaeba alkanexedens ALDC genome encodes:
- a CDS encoding NAD(P)/FAD-dependent oxidoreductase, giving the protein MDYEVIVIGAGPAGIFTALTLSRCGVGPVLILEQGKELAQRDRARSRDMLCGWGGAGAYSDGKLTISPEVGGFLNEFMDWRSLQQILEAADRVYVEHGAPDRIFGDASPRTEELADRARLADLLLIPMRIRHIGTENCRVVLDRLRRSLEGRVDVRHGCRVNSILAEGGKARGVRLTDGDTVSGRFVVAAPGRSGAGWMKKEAAALGLKTMASPVDLGVRVELPAPVLREITDTAYEAKLVHYSTTFDDKVRTFCMNPFGEVVIETVDDIVTVNGHSFAERRTENTNFAILVSSAFTEPFDDPIGYGLYIARLANLLGKGAIVQRLGDLLAGRRSTRERILRCLTRPTLQDATPGDLSFVLPYRHLVSIIEMLQTLDKLAPGVASRHTLLYGVEVKFYSNRIHVSREMETEVANLFAIGDGAGITRGLLQASASGILAARAIAARLGKPTVEH; this is encoded by the coding sequence ATGGACTATGAGGTCATCGTGATCGGCGCTGGTCCGGCCGGCATTTTCACTGCGCTCACGCTGTCGCGATGCGGCGTGGGCCCGGTCCTCATCCTGGAACAGGGAAAAGAACTGGCTCAAAGGGATCGTGCCCGCAGCCGCGACATGCTTTGCGGCTGGGGAGGCGCGGGCGCCTACAGCGACGGCAAACTCACCATCTCGCCGGAAGTCGGCGGGTTTCTGAACGAATTCATGGACTGGCGATCCCTCCAGCAAATCCTGGAAGCCGCCGATCGCGTTTACGTGGAACACGGCGCGCCCGATCGCATCTTCGGAGATGCGTCGCCAAGAACCGAAGAACTCGCCGATCGAGCCCGCCTGGCCGACCTCCTGCTCATCCCCATGCGCATTCGTCACATCGGAACGGAAAACTGCCGCGTGGTTCTCGATCGCCTGAGACGTTCCCTGGAAGGCCGGGTCGACGTCCGCCACGGGTGCCGCGTGAACAGCATCCTGGCAGAAGGAGGAAAGGCCCGCGGGGTTCGGCTGACCGACGGCGATACCGTGTCGGGTCGGTTCGTGGTGGCGGCTCCGGGCCGCTCGGGGGCGGGCTGGATGAAAAAGGAAGCCGCAGCCCTGGGGCTCAAAACCATGGCGAGCCCCGTGGATCTGGGCGTCCGCGTCGAACTGCCGGCACCCGTTCTGAGGGAAATCACCGATACCGCTTACGAAGCCAAGCTCGTCCACTACTCCACGACCTTCGATGATAAGGTCCGAACGTTCTGCATGAACCCCTTCGGCGAAGTGGTGATCGAAACGGTCGACGATATCGTCACCGTGAACGGTCACAGCTTCGCGGAGCGCCGGACCGAGAACACCAATTTCGCCATCCTGGTGAGCAGTGCGTTTACGGAACCCTTCGACGACCCCATCGGCTACGGGCTCTACATCGCCCGTCTGGCAAACCTCTTGGGAAAGGGCGCCATCGTACAGCGGCTGGGAGACCTGCTGGCCGGGCGGCGAAGCACGCGGGAACGGATCCTGCGGTGCCTAACCCGCCCCACACTTCAAGACGCCACCCCCGGCGACTTGAGCTTCGTCCTCCCTTACCGCCACCTGGTGAGCATCATCGAAATGCTTCAGACGCTGGACAAGCTGGCCCCCGGCGTCGCCTCCCGCCATACCCTCCTTTACGGCGTGGAAGTCAAATTTTACTCGAACCGCATCCACGTTTCTCGGGAGATGGAAACCGAGGTGGCAAATCTCTTCGCCATCGGAGACGGCGCCGGCATCACCCGCGGGCTGCTTCAGGCGTCGGCCAGCGGCATCCTGGCCGCCCGCGCCATCGCCGCGCGTCTCGGAAAACCCACAGTTGAACATTGA
- a CDS encoding DUF4405 domain-containing protein has protein sequence MNKTVTLKLLNPVLAVLLLNQPLSGLLYSTFDLEFFEGLHIGGGVALLVAAAIHVMLNWSWVRANFLQPRR, from the coding sequence ATGAACAAGACGGTGACGCTCAAATTGTTGAACCCCGTCCTGGCGGTCCTCCTGCTCAACCAGCCGCTAAGCGGACTGCTCTACAGCACCTTCGACCTGGAATTCTTCGAAGGACTGCACATCGGCGGAGGCGTGGCGCTCCTCGTTGCGGCCGCCATCCACGTGATGCTGAACTGGAGCTGGGTTCGGGCCAACTTCCTTCAGCCCCGGCGCTGA
- a CDS encoding CBS and ACT domain-containing protein: MFISRSMTRKVFTLKPGDSLIHAREFMKANRIQHVPVVDPEEHVVGVITDRDLRTALPSSLYYQTGSPEERAKLERFRVEDVMTQNVILLSVRDTIQDALLLILKHEIGCLPVVDEAQKLVGIVTVKDLLRSFVSVLGIGEPGTLLCIVVEDKLGQMKQIVDTIYEERISIGSILVARYWEPGKRAVFPYVFSINVGPLKRRFKEKGYTLLDPLEWYLDVEKRNRKD, translated from the coding sequence ATGTTTATCAGCAGATCCATGACGCGAAAGGTTTTCACACTGAAACCCGGCGACAGCCTCATCCACGCCCGGGAATTCATGAAGGCCAACCGCATTCAGCACGTTCCCGTGGTGGACCCTGAAGAGCACGTGGTCGGGGTCATCACCGACCGGGACCTGCGGACGGCCCTGCCGTCGAGCCTCTACTACCAGACCGGGAGCCCCGAGGAACGAGCCAAACTGGAGCGTTTCCGCGTGGAAGACGTGATGACCCAAAACGTGATCCTTCTTTCCGTGCGGGACACCATCCAGGACGCCCTGCTCCTTATCTTGAAGCACGAAATCGGCTGCCTCCCCGTGGTGGATGAAGCCCAGAAACTTGTCGGCATTGTCACCGTGAAGGACCTGCTGCGGTCGTTTGTCAGCGTCCTCGGCATCGGAGAACCCGGCACCCTCCTTTGCATCGTGGTGGAAGACAAGCTCGGCCAGATGAAGCAGATCGTGGACACCATCTACGAAGAACGCATTTCCATCGGAAGCATCCTGGTGGCAAGGTATTGGGAACCCGGAAAACGGGCCGTCTTTCCGTACGTATTCAGCATCAACGTCGGCCCCTTGAAGCGCCGCTTCAAGGAAAAGGGCTACACGCTCCTCGATCCGCTGGAATGGTACCTGGACGTCGAAAAGCGGAACCGAAAAGATTGA
- a CDS encoding histone deacetylase family protein, with the protein MRRTGFLYDDRYLLHRTGPYHPECPERLKAVYQGIAAGGLLEKVHRITASVPEQRWIERVHPREYIHRFQEACLNGVREFDSPDNQMCPETFHVALLAVGGILETVDLVMRGDLDNAFCAVRPPGHHTEPTRAMGFCYFNNIAIAARYIQERWGLEKVGIIDFDVHHGNGTQLIFEDDPTVFYYSIHEHPSFSYPGTGREFDIGKGPGRGTTRNRPVIPGTSDAEYLELMKPEISRLLDAFLPQVILVSTGFDAHADDDMADLKLSTEAFTQIIRIIKQVADRLCTGRLISILEGGYCLQHLPELARNHVSVLLED; encoded by the coding sequence ATGCGACGCACCGGCTTCCTCTACGACGACAGATACCTGCTCCACCGCACGGGGCCTTACCATCCCGAATGCCCCGAGCGACTGAAGGCCGTCTACCAGGGCATCGCCGCCGGCGGCCTGCTCGAAAAGGTGCACCGGATCACCGCGAGCGTACCCGAGCAGCGATGGATCGAGCGGGTGCACCCGCGCGAGTACATCCACCGCTTCCAAGAAGCCTGCCTGAACGGCGTCCGTGAGTTCGACTCGCCCGACAACCAGATGTGCCCGGAGACCTTCCACGTGGCCCTGCTGGCGGTGGGCGGCATCCTGGAAACGGTGGACCTGGTGATGCGCGGGGACCTGGACAACGCCTTCTGCGCGGTGCGCCCTCCCGGACACCATACGGAACCGACCCGGGCCATGGGCTTTTGCTACTTCAACAACATCGCCATTGCAGCCCGCTACATCCAGGAACGCTGGGGCCTCGAAAAGGTGGGGATCATCGACTTCGACGTCCATCACGGAAACGGCACGCAACTCATCTTCGAAGACGACCCCACGGTCTTCTATTACAGCATTCACGAGCATCCCAGTTTTTCCTATCCGGGAACCGGGCGTGAATTCGACATCGGCAAGGGACCCGGAAGGGGTACTACTCGGAACCGGCCCGTCATTCCCGGAACCAGCGACGCCGAGTACCTGGAACTCATGAAGCCGGAGATTTCCAGGCTTCTTGACGCGTTCCTCCCCCAGGTGATCCTCGTTTCCACCGGGTTCGACGCTCATGCCGATGACGACATGGCCGATCTCAAGCTTTCCACCGAAGCGTTCACGCAGATCATACGGATCATCAAACAGGTCGCGGACCGGCTCTGCACTGGCCGCCTGATTTCGATCCTGGAAGGCGGCTACTGCCTCCAGCACCTGCCCGAACTGGCACGGAACCACGTGTCCGTATTACTCGAAGATTGA
- a CDS encoding DNA integrity scanning protein DisA nucleotide-binding domain protein: MMAFTWTTRSGRHSSRPCSIFESICRRICRTQRDLEPHVLEAVISLAVEIAREGREGRRIGTLFVVGDSEGVLRNSKNLILDPLLGHPDPLKSIESPDMRETVKELAQLDGAFVVSGQGIVISACRYLNASAEDIQIPLGLGSRHMAAASITRQTEAVAVVVSESSVVRVFDRGELISEILPEIWLLSRYSVHLSGPYREETEADVTVVSKAE; the protein is encoded by the coding sequence CCGGCACAGCAGTCGGCCCTGTTCCATCTTCGAATCGATTTGCCGTAGGATCTGCCGCACCCAGCGCGATCTGGAACCTCACGTGCTGGAAGCGGTGATTTCCCTGGCCGTCGAAATCGCCCGGGAAGGACGGGAAGGCCGCCGCATCGGCACACTCTTCGTCGTAGGGGATTCCGAAGGCGTCCTGCGGAACTCCAAGAACCTCATCCTGGACCCGCTCCTGGGGCACCCGGATCCGCTTAAGTCCATCGAAAGCCCCGACATGCGGGAGACGGTCAAGGAACTGGCTCAATTGGACGGAGCCTTCGTCGTTTCCGGTCAAGGCATCGTGATTTCGGCATGCCGGTATCTCAACGCCTCCGCGGAAGACATCCAGATCCCCCTGGGTCTCGGAAGCCGCCATATGGCGGCCGCTTCCATCACACGGCAGACAGAGGCCGTGGCGGTGGTGGTCTCGGAGAGTTCCGTGGTTCGGGTCTTCGACCGAGGGGAACTCATTTCGGAAATCCTTCCCGAAATCTGGCTCCTCAGCCGCTACAGTGTGCACCTTTCCGGGCCGTACCGGGAAGAGACGGAGGCGGACGTGACGGTGGTGAGCAAGGCGGAATAA